One genomic region from Salvia hispanica cultivar TCC Black 2014 chromosome 2, UniMelb_Shisp_WGS_1.0, whole genome shotgun sequence encodes:
- the LOC125204622 gene encoding transcription termination factor MTEF1, chloroplastic-like, with protein MILHLQIPSPPKLQLAQTAVAGCLCNGSTSTDSGLNFRRKILYLQSLNVNHKKALDLNPTLRSTPLSALHSITQCLSSMGLDIAAVGRILDMHPKLLTADPYADIYPIFDFLLHTVEIPFPEIRKSITRCPRILVSDLEAQLKPAFEFLSELGFAGANKLTSQTTVLLVSSVERTLMPKIEFLTRLGIEYAEVRNMVLRSPGLLTFSVERNYAPKLDYFLKEMNGDLEEIKRFPQYFSFSLERKIIPRHRLLMEHGVSMSLPEMLKVSDGEFNVQLIEKRLQMAGDQPL; from the coding sequence aTGATCCTCCACCTGCAAATTCCATCCCCGCCTAAATTGCAGCTCGCTCAAACCGCCGTCGCCGGCTGCCTCTGCAACGGCTCTACCTCTACCGATTCTGGTCTCAATTTCCGTCGGAAGATACTCTACCTCCAATCCTTAAACGTAAACCACAAAAAGGCATTAGACCTAAACCCTACACTCCGCTCCACCCCTCTCTCCGCTCTCCATTCCATCACCCAATGCCTCTCCTCCATGGGGCTCGACATCGCCGCCGTTGGCCGCATCCTCGACATGCACCCGAAGCTCCTCACCGCCGATCCCTACGCCGACATTTACCCAATCTTCGATTTTTTGCTTCACACCGTCGAAATCCCCTTCCCCGAGATTAGGAAGTCGATCACGCGATGCCCTAGGATCCTAGTCTCCGATCTGGAAGCTCAATTGAAGCCGGCATTCGAGTTTCTATCCGAATTAGGCTTCGCAGGGGCGAACAAATTGACGTCGCAAACCACAGTGCTTCTGGTTTCGAGTGTGGAGCGCACACTGATGCCGAAGATTGAATTTCTGACTAGATTGGGGATTGAGTATGCCGAGGTGAGGAATATGGTGCTCCGATCGCCGGGGCTGTTGACGTTCAGCGTGGAGAGGAATTACGCGCCCAAATTGGACTACTTTCTGAAGGAGATGAATGGAGATTTGGAGGAAATTAAGAGGTTTCCACAATATTTCTCGTTCAGTTTGGAGAGGAAGATTATACCGCGGCATCGGCTTTTGATGGAGCACGGTGTTTCAATGTCGTTGCCGGAGATGTTGAAAGTTAGCGACGGCGAATTCAATGTTCAATTGATTGAGAAACGCCTCCAAATGGCGGGGGATCAGCCATTGTAG